ggcggggcggcgcggtcgTCGTCACGGCGCTCGacctcggcggccgcggcctgaGGAGCCGCGCCGGCCTCGGCCTCGACGGCGGCTCCCTCTTCCGCCTCGCCACCCTGCGGCGCCTCAGCCTCGCGGGCAACGACTTCGGCGGCGCGGATCTCCCGGCGGCCGGGTTCGAGCGCCTCGCCGAGCTCACCCACCTCAACCTCTCCGGCGCCGGCTTCGCCGGCCCGGTGCCCGCCGGCATCGGCGCCTTGCGCAACCTCGTGTCCCTCGACCTCTCCGACAACAACCAGGGCTACTCCGACGACGGGTCGGTGATCGCCTTGTCCGGGCCGATTCCCGAGTTCTTGGCCGAGTTCCAGCACCTCACCGTCCTTCAGCTCTCGAACAATGACTTCAACGGCTCGCTTCCTCGGAGCATCTTTCAGCTGCCGAGGCTACGGGTGCTCGACGTGTCGTCCAACGCCGACCTCGCCGGCAGCTTGCCGGTGCTCCCCGCCGGTAGCTCCTTGGAGGTTCTGAACCTGAAAgaaacaagcttttctggtcaAATACCAACCTCTATCGGCAACCTGAAACATCTGAAGACTCTGGACATCAGCGGGACCAATGGCTCTGGAGGGATTCCCGCCTCGATCGGTGGCCTTGCATCACTGAGCTTCTTGGATCTGAGCAGCAGCGGGTTCCAAATCGGAGAGCTGCCGGCTGCCATCGGCAGGCTGCAGTCACTGTCCACTCTGCGGCTCACCGGGTGCGGCATCTCAGGCGAAATACCATCGTCGTTTGCGAATCTGACACGCTTAACTGAATTGGACCTCTCGCGAAACAATATCTCAGGTGAACACGACACGCTTTGAAACCTTTGATATCTTCAACAAGAGGCCTCGTCCGACAGAACTGAATATTTTCTTCAATTTCCTCtagaaaaaagaacaaattttCCATTAGAGATGCATTATTGATTATTCCTTTTCCTAGGTAGGAAAACCGTGGAAACTATGCACTTCGTTTTTCACCATTTACCTGTATGCAAGTAGCTGAGGTTTTTGTTGCTCAAAACTTCTGGTGCACACcagaataatttttttaatctttGTTGTTCGCAGGGCAAATAACTTTCTTCAGCAAGGAATCATTTCTGAATCTAAAGAGCCTACAACTATGCTGCAACTCCCTATCAGGGCCGGTTCCTAGCTTCATATTCTCTCTTCCTCAGGTGGAATTCATATCGCTTATGTCGAATAATCTAGCTGGTCCACTCCCTGAATTCTCCAGCCCTTCTCCATTCCTGCAATCCATTTACCTGGACTACAACCAGTTGAATGGATCGATACCCATGTCCTTCTTCGAGCTCACGGGTTTACAGACTCTTGATCTCTCTAGAAATAGCTTAACTGGAGCAGTAAAACTTAGCTCCTTCTGGAAACTCACAAATTTAAGTAACCTCTGCCTGTCAGCTAACAAACTGACAGTGATAGTGGACGATGAGCACGTCAGTTCTTCGTCTGCATCGCTCCCTCAAATCAACGCTCTGGGGTTAGCATGCTGCAACATGACCAAGATCCCCTCCATATTAAGGTATGTTTTGGTACACGATCTTGACCTTTCTTGCAACCAGATTGGTGGATCTATACCTAAGTGGATATGGGGTGGCCAGGTTGAGAACGTAGATGTGTTCAAGTTCAATCTTTCTCGCAACAAGTTTAGCAGCATAGACCTGCCTCTTGCTAATGCCAGCGTATACTATCTTGATCTCAGTTTCAACAAGATTCAAGGGCCCATACCCATCCCAGTGTCTCCACAGTTCTTGGATTACTCAAACAACCTCTTCTCATCCGTCCCACAGTACTTGATGGAACGAGTAAGCAGTCCTTTCTTTCTGAATCTAGCCAACAACACACTGCATGGAGCCATCCCACCTATGCTCTGCAACGCAAGCAATCTCCAGTTCCTCGACATCTCTTACAACAATTTCAGTGGCCATGTTCCATCTTGTCTAGTAGATGGACACCTGACCATCCTGAAAATGAGACAGAACCGACTTGAGGGCAGGCTCCCTGATGATATCAAAGGAAGGTGTGTTTCCCAGACGATCGATTTCAACGGGAATCAGATAGAGGGGGAGCTGCCAAGGTCCCTCTCGAACTGCAGTAACTTGGAGGTTTTCGATGTCGGAAACAACAATTTCAGTGGCTTGTTTCCTAGCTGGATCATGAAGCTGCCCAACCTTAGAGTTCTAGTGCTGAGATCCAACAGATTCTCCGGTGCAGTGGATAAAATTCCAATCGAGAGTGATCAAAACAGGACTGATTTCTTAAGCTTGCAGATCATTGATCTGGCCTCAAACAACTTCTCCGGCACATTGGATCCACGGTGGTTCGAGAAGCTCAGAGCGATGAGGATGGCTACCACCAGCAGCACGAACAAGAACGACGCGCCGCTTGCCCTGGAGAACAACCTGTCAGGGAAACTGTACCGTGACACGGTGGTGGTCACGTACAAGGGGACACCCACGACGGTGAGCAAGATCCTGGTGGCCTTCGCCGTGATTGACTTCTCCGGCAACGCGTTCGCCGGCGCCATCCCCGCGTCGATCGGGAGGCTCGCGTCGCTGCGCGGGCTCAACCTGTCGGGTAACGCCCTCGCCGGGGCGATCccgccggagctcggcggcCTGCGGCAGCTCGAGTCGCTGGACCTCTCGTCCAACCGGCTGGAGGGGCGGATCCCGGAGGCGCTGGTTTCGCTGACCTCTCTCGCCTGGCTGAACCTCTCCGGCAACCGGCTGGAGGGGAGCGTCCCGCAGGGAGGGCAGTTCCTGACGTTCACCAACGCCTCGTTCCAGGGGAACCCGGGGCTCTGCGGCAAGCCGCTGTCTCGGCGGTGCGACGGTGGTGGTGGTTCGGACACGGGAGGAGCCCCTGCGTCGGAGCACGGGAGGAGCTCGGAGGACACCATCGTGATGTTCTGTCTCGCCGGGTCAGGGTATGGCCTGGGCTTTGCGGTGGCCATCCTGTTTCAGCTGGCCTGCAGAGGCCAAAAGATGGAACGTCTGCTAGGACTGCGTTTGTGCATGGGGCGGAGTGAACGCTGAGTGATGTAACCTGCGGCTATGATtttggccgtgtttagttcatgtaaaaattttgcgttgaaattttgctaatttgaagtactaaataaaatttatttacaaattttttcatagatgtgttgtaaatcgcgagacgaatctaatgatgctaattaatctataattagcggatggttactgtagcattactgttgtaaatcatagattaagtaggctcattagattcgtctcgcgatttacagtccatctatgcaaaaagttttgtaaatagacttcatttagtactccatacatgtgtcccaacattcgatgtgatgttttttttttgcatttacggggtttacgggtaaagatctaaacatcgctttttttttctttacgaAACACAGTACATGGACTGACTTGGGGGTCTATGTAGACGGTCAGAGGGGGTCAGAGATGTTTTGGACCCCAAGTGACTCACTTAAATATAGATTCTAGACCTAAAAATCCCTGTTTTAAAAAACGTTTTAAAACTacatttaatcttgattaaactctAAACTTTGGCCTAGTGTTGTGTTTAGTTAAAGTGTCGTTTAATTACAAAAGACGTttaatctacgtttaatcacaaaaaactctaaatcataggctagcgttcacctagcgtctagcgttttttaaaACCTTCCTAAAAATGCGCATTAGAAGTTTATGGGCCTAAACAGTTTAAGGAcgcccagtgcattttactcatttTTTTACTGGATTTGTAAAACTAGCACGACATTTTCCTATGTTGATCTCGATGGGGTCATGCATCTCGTAATGTTAGTCAATTGTGTTTTTtctcaatttaatttaattggaAAGGGGAAGGGGTCAACGTCAAAGTACAGCCAGAATTTTTCTTAAATTTCTAAAGCTCAAGCTCGTGTTTTCACTTGAAAGTGGCACACATTATTAAAAAACAAATGGTTCTATAGAAATATGAAAACAGTTTTCGAGCCATCACTCTCAGAGGACCCTGGTGATGTGAGCAATGAAGTCCTCAAGGTCCTTGTGCGACGCTCCGCCTACCGCCGCCGATGAACGTACGGCCTCGCCTAGCTCCATCGCGCGCTGCTGGACCTGGCGTCCTTCATCAGAGCTCATCATCTTCTCGATTGCCTCCTGTATGGTCGCCCTGGGTATCACCTCCCTCTGCATTTCCATCGGCCTCACCAGGATGCCAGCCTTGAGGTGCTTGCACACCAGCTCAGCGTTCAGCGGCTGGTCCGAGTGCATGGGCCACGCCAGGATGGGCTTCCCGTGGCTCAAGCTCTCCACGGTCGAGTTCCAGCCGCAGTGGCTCAGgaacgccgccgtggcgccgtgCGCCAGGATCTCCAGCTGCGGCGCCCATCCGGTGACCACCACCCCCCAGCCCTGGGCCTGCTCCGTGAACTCGGACACGAACTCGGCGTGCcggtcgtcctcgccgccgtccgcgaaCACGTTGCCGCGGTCGGCGTCGCGCAGCACCCAGATGaaccgccgccggctgccgcgcagcgccgcggcgagctccgcgACCTGCTCGCCTCGCAGCGACAACGTTGAGCCGAACGACACGTAGAGCACAGATGCCGGCGGCTGTCTGTCGAGCCAATCCAGGCACTCGTGGCGCTGCTTGTCGCTCCCGTGCGTGGCGGATGAAGCCGCGTCGACGTCGACGTCGAGCAGCGGGTTCAAGGGGCCCATGTTGAAGAGCTTCTTGCCGGCAGGAGCCATCTGCTCGGCGAAGAAATCGATGAacggaccctcgaccgcgcggCACGTGTTGGTGAGGACGCCGGAGCTGGACGGTATCGTCTGCGCTGATCTCAACCGATTGGTCGCGTACTCCAAGAACTCCTCCGTCACGTAGGCGTACACGGGGACGTAGTCAACGCCGCGCTCGAGAAGGAGGCGGCGCCCGGCGTCCGTCGTCCAGAGGAGGCTCGACAGGGAGGTGCAGACGAGCGTGAACCCCTCGCCGTTGGGCAGCCGCgcggcctcctcggcggcgaAGGCGTTGGCCATGTCGTAGAGGACGACGACGCGGCGGTGGGAGGCGGAGAGCGCGGCGAGGAGCGCCGCGACCGGGGCGGGCGCGCCGGCCGTGAAGGCCTCCCACAGCGGCATGAGGTGGGACGGGAAGGCCTccgagccgccggcggcggcgtccggggtCGGCGAGGCGTACGCGGCGATGGGGAGCTCGTGGAACCggacgcggcggagggcggcgtcgCCCCAGCCgtgcacgcgcgcgcgggccTGGCGGGCGTGCTCCGCGGGCGCCGCGTAGTGGACGGGCAGGCCGCGCGACGCAAGCTGCAGCGACAGGTGCAGCAGCGCGTTGAGGTGGCCCTGCGCCGGGAACGGCACCGCCACGACCGCGACGGAGGACTCCATGGGGAGGTGTCGCGTCGTGTCGTGCTCCCTCCGCGAGGCTCAGATCACTTCCCGCCCCCGGCAGAGATCAATCTGCAGCAGCGGGTGAACGCTAGGTTGTTGATGTCTTTGACGAATGACGATGGCCGTCGCATTTGATATTTGTGACATGGCCGGATCCGGATGGCCCGTGGCTCAAGCTACGTAGCTTAGTAGCTTCCACAATGATTTGGCCGGGAGTGCAGGGTGCTCCCCTGCCGCCGTTCCCGGCCGGCTGCAGTGCGTCATGCATGACACCCCCCGGCGGCGCTGTAGGACGGCTGAGCACCGAGCTCGCTCCTGTGATGCTGTCGTTGAAGTGGTCGAGCATAGTATGCCAATCAGACAATCATTTTTTTCCCCGTTTCTATTAAGCGGGTCTCCGATCTCCATCCCACCCTAACCCCGCTCCTCTGTAACTACATtgagaaaattcaaaattcctgacatcggtaaaattaaaacttttttatttgacaCTGAAAATTTTCAACTTCCCAATCTAATATTAAGTAGAGCATTCATTTACTATTTGACACTTTCGTCCATTTCGTCGATAAATCATATAGTCATTAACTAGTGTagtcttctctcttttttctaggctaaaatatcaaattacctcaaaaattcattaAAATTTCTTTTAAAATTATAGCGACGGAGATGGatccattttgcaaaaaaaaatataagtaatgttTGAAATCTTAAAGTAAAAATTCAGCAAAATAGGCTACTTTTGAAGATTATCTAAATTTTTAGGGTACACCATTACTTTTCAAAATTGTCAAAAATATATCTAATAATCTAATCATGACTGGGGCACAGGGAAAGCATGCAAGGACTCATCTCTGAAACTGCAAACGAAAAGTATAATTTCTATTGAAGTTTAGTTAAATGAAATGGAATAGGTCAACCCTCATCAGAATTCATGCATAACACTGCATAATCTGTACACAATCACACTACATACATACTACTATACTAGCTCCACAAGTATTATTCATGGCCTTACCTACACTTGGAATTGAAGATCTTGATGAAGGCTAGCAAAGTTTCGTTTCAAAAACGCCAAAGCAGTTTTCTTGTATTTACAGATTACTATGTTAATCCGTCTTCCACTCCCCTCAAATGGGGCAGGTGTGCCTGTGTCCATCCTTATCCCAAAAAGGGTCTTCAGCACAAATACAGAGAACTGCTATCACCAGTAATCATTGCAGGAGCAAGAACCATCCTTGAAATGATGAAATCTATTCCGGTCTCGAACAACAATCTCCCTATTGTACACCTTTGAAATCAACTTTGTGGCCGAGTGGCAGTCTGTGCACACTCTTAGATTCTTTGATAAGCGAATTGTTGCACCAGGGCGCAACTTCATCAGACCAAACGCAATGGCCAGCTTCTCACTGTGATGGGAAACAGACACTTCCTTCTCACACTCATCAACATCTAGCCTCGCATCAGCTGTATTTGGGACATACCCTGCCACCTTGATCTTGTCAATCATCTCCTCAACTTTCTCGTAAATCTCCCTCAAATGGGGGTGGTCACTGTCTTCCGCAAAGAACTCGAAGACCACCCCATCCAGCTCAATGAGACTGCACCCAGGAATTTTCTGAATCCCTCTATCCCTCATTTCCCTTCGAATCATTGCTGCATCCTTCCATCGACCCACTGATGCATAGATATTTGACAGAAGTATGTAGTCACCACTATGACTAGGGTCCAATTGGATGATCTGCTGAAGTGCTTCTTCCCCAACTTCAACATTTTTTTGAACTGCGCAGGAAGACAGTAGTGCCCTCCAGATAACTGTATTAGGCTCAATTGGCATGGCTCTGACAAATTGATACGCCTCATCTATCAAACCAGCCCGCCCCAACAGATCCACAACACAGCCATAGTGCTCAATTCGTGGCTGGATTCCATAATCCTTAGTCATGCTGTCAAAATGTTGGCGACCCTCTTCAACTAAGTAGTTGTGACTGCAAGCCATGAGGACACCAATGAATGTCACATCTGTCGGCTCGATACTGGCTTTGCACATGGATGAGAAGAGCTCTAGTGCTTCTCTGCCCCTTCCATTGCTTGCCATGCCCTTTATCAAGGCTGTCCATGTCCATGAATTCTTCACAGGCATTGACTCAAATGCCTCAACTGCACTGTCAATGCACCCACACTTCGCATAGAAGTCCACCAAAGCTGTACCAAGAACAACGGTGAGAGGCAAACACTTCTTTCTTATATATGAATGCACCCACTTCCCTGTCTCAAGTGCACCCAGGACAGCACAAGCAGAGAGCACACTGACCATGGTCACATCATTTGGTTCCACGTCAGCGACCTGCATCTCACTGAAAAGAGCAAGAGCCTTCTGGCACTGATCTGCCTGTGTGTAGCCTGAGATCATTGCACTCCAAGCAACCACATCACGGGACTGCATCCCGTCAAACAAGGTCCTTGCCTTACCAAGCTCACCGCACTTGGCATACATGTCGACCAGTGCGGTCACCAAGTTCCGGTTCCCCAGCATCCCTTTATCTTCCACATAGCCCCCAATCCACTTGCCAAGATTGGAATCACATGTTCTTCCGCATGCCGTAGCAACACTCACCAATGTGACCTCATCAAAGGGCACCCCAACCTCAAGCATACCCTTgaacagctccaccacctcctTCCAATCTCCATTCCTGAAGTACCCTGCGATGATTGCGTTCCACATGACCACGCCCTTCTCCTCCACCGCGTCAAACAGCAGCCGCGCTGCCGCCACATCCCAACAGCTCGCATACATATGTATCAAGCTGCTCAGCACGAACCGATCCACCATGAGCCCGCGTTTGACGGCGTAAGCCTGGACGCCCCGCCCTGCATCCAGCGCGCGCATCCTGGAGCATGACTTGAGGGCGCAGGCGACGGTGTGCTGGTCGGGCCAGATGGAGGCCG
This sequence is a window from Panicum virgatum strain AP13 chromosome 7K, P.virgatum_v5, whole genome shotgun sequence. Protein-coding genes within it:
- the LOC120641263 gene encoding pentatricopeptide repeat-containing protein At1g08070, chloroplastic-like: MATAVQPAAAPPPRPPLVRAAPSHVPQLHASLIKSGELVASPKSFHSLLEAAAHGASPAAQLAYAVRLFLLGPRPPLSVPCYNVLMRAFLCAGHLEDALHLFVEMLDAASIWPDQHTVACALKSCSRMRALDAGRGVQAYAVKRGLMVDRFVLSSLIHMYASCWDVAAARLLFDAVEEKGVVMWNAIIAGYFRNGDWKEVVELFKGMLEVGVPFDEVTLVSVATACGRTCDSNLGKWIGGYVEDKGMLGNRNLVTALVDMYAKCGELGKARTLFDGMQSRDVVAWSAMISGYTQADQCQKALALFSEMQVADVEPNDVTMVSVLSACAVLGALETGKWVHSYIRKKCLPLTVVLGTALVDFYAKCGCIDSAVEAFESMPVKNSWTWTALIKGMASNGRGREALELFSSMCKASIEPTDVTFIGVLMACSHNYLVEEGRQHFDSMTKDYGIQPRIEHYGCVVDLLGRAGLIDEAYQFVRAMPIEPNTVIWRALLSSCAVQKNVEVGEEALQQIIQLDPSHSGDYILLSNIYASVGRWKDAAMIRREMRDRGIQKIPGCSLIELDGVVFEFFAEDSDHPHLREIYEKVEEMIDKIKVAGYVPNTADARLDVDECEKEVSVSHHSEKLAIAFGLMKLRPGATIRLSKNLRVCTDCHSATKLISKVYNREIVVRDRNRFHHFKDGSCSCNDYW
- the LOC120641262 gene encoding receptor like protein 22-like, whose product is MSGCTDEQPRRVRGDAPHHLLLLVVTCAAAVGTAAASGSGCPADQAAALLRLRRSFQRPELSLPSWRARTDCCRWEGVTCGAAAPGRGGAVVVTALDLGGRGLRSRAGLGLDGGSLFRLATLRRLSLAGNDFGGADLPAAGFERLAELTHLNLSGAGFAGPVPAGIGALRNLVSLDLSDNNQGYSDDGSVIALSGPIPEFLAEFQHLTVLQLSNNDFNGSLPRSIFQLPRLRVLDVSSNADLAGSLPVLPAGSSLEVLNLKETSFSGQIPTSIGNLKHLKTLDISGTNGSGGIPASIGGLASLSFLDLSSSGFQIGELPAAIGRLQSLSTLRLTGCGISGEIPSSFANLTRLTELDLSRNNISGQITFFSKESFLNLKSLQLCCNSLSGPVPSFIFSLPQVEFISLMSNNLAGPLPEFSSPSPFLQSIYLDYNQLNGSIPMSFFELTGLQTLDLSRNSLTGAVKLSSFWKLTNLSNLCLSANKLTVIVDDEHVSSSSASLPQINALGLACCNMTKIPSILRYVLVHDLDLSCNQIGGSIPKWIWGGQVENVDVFKFNLSRNKFSSIDLPLANASVYYLDLSFNKIQGPIPIPVSPQFLDYSNNLFSSVPQYLMERVSSPFFLNLANNTLHGAIPPMLCNASNLQFLDISYNNFSGHVPSCLVDGHLTILKMRQNRLEGRLPDDIKGRCVSQTIDFNGNQIEGELPRSLSNCSNLEVFDVGNNNFSGLFPSWIMKLPNLRVLVLRSNRFSGAVDKIPIESDQNRTDFLSLQIIDLASNNFSGTLDPRWFEKLRAMRMATTSSTNKNDAPLALENNLSGKLYRDTVVVTYKGTPTTVSKILVAFAVIDFSGNAFAGAIPASIGRLASLRGLNLSGNALAGAIPPELGGLRQLESLDLSSNRLEGRIPEALVSLTSLAWLNLSGNRLEGSVPQGGQFLTFTNASFQGNPGLCGKPLSRRCDGGGGSDTGGAPASEHGRSSEDTIVMFCLAGSGYGLGFAVAILFQLACRGQKMERLLGLRLCMGRSER
- the LOC120643065 gene encoding putative cis-zeatin O-glucosyltransferase, with translation MESSVAVVAVPFPAQGHLNALLHLSLQLASRGLPVHYAAPAEHARQARARVHGWGDAALRRVRFHELPIAAYASPTPDAAAGGSEAFPSHLMPLWEAFTAGAPAPVAALLAALSASHRRVVVLYDMANAFAAEEAARLPNGEGFTLVCTSLSSLLWTTDAGRRLLLERGVDYVPVYAYVTEEFLEYATNRLRSAQTIPSSSGVLTNTCRAVEGPFIDFFAEQMAPAGKKLFNMGPLNPLLDVDVDAASSATHGSDKQRHECLDWLDRQPPASVLYVSFGSTLSLRGEQVAELAAALRGSRRRFIWVLRDADRGNVFADGGEDDRHAEFVSEFTEQAQGWGVVVTGWAPQLEILAHGATAAFLSHCGWNSTVESLSHGKPILAWPMHSDQPLNAELVCKHLKAGILVRPMEMQREVIPRATIQEAIEKMMSSDEGRQVQQRAMELGEAVRSSAAVGGASHKDLEDFIAHITRVL